In the Tissierellales bacterium genome, GGCAAATAATGCAATAGATGATGCTCCCAAAGCAAATCCTGTTATAATTTCTGGATCTGGATAAATTGTATATAATACTCCTATACCAAGTATCCCTAAGCCTACTACAGACATACCCATTACTGCTCCACCAGAAAAAGCAACATTTAATGCACTATTCATTCCTTTTTCTTTTGCTGCATTTGCAGTCCTAACATTTGCCTTTGTAGCTACTTTCATACCAAAATATCCTGCTAATACAGAAAATATAGCCCCTACTATAAAACTAACTGCAGTTCCAATGCCAATAGTAAATATTAAGATTATAAACAGGGCTATAACGAATATAGCTAATGATTTATATTCCCTACTTAAAAACGCCATAGATCCTTCTTCTATGTAGGATGCAATTTCCCTCATCCTATCAGTACCAGGCGCAACTTTTTCAATAGTTTTTGCTTTACTAACTGCAAATAATAAAGCTACAATACCTGTTATAATTGAAATTATAAATGCTGTTTCCATTTTCCTTTTTTCCTCCTTTTATCATTGCATAGCTGCTAATACTAAAGCAGATATCATAAAGACAGCTGCTGAAATAGCCGTTAATCTTTGTAATGTTCCCCCTATACTTCTATCTTTGTTTTTTCCCCATACATCTGCTGTTCCACCAGTTATAGAACCCATTCCCTCTGGATTACTAGGTTGAAGTACTATAGATATTATTAAAAATAGACTTGATGCTATTATAACTACATTAAATAAGGTCTTCAAGCTGCCACCTCCAATGCTTATTAATAAAGATTATTTTATCTCCCCTATAAACATAACCATTTTATCATAGCAAGTATATAAAAGCAATAGTTAAGGACCCAAGAAAGAGGGTCCTTGAACTATTTTTTGATATTGTAGAAAACTTCAATTCCTTTATATTGTCCCATTTCACCTAAGAACTCTTCTATTCTTAATAATTGATTATATTTTGCTACCCTATCTGTCCTAGAAGGTGCACCAGTTTTAATTTGGCCAGCATTTGTTGCTACTACTAAATCAGCTATTGTTGTATCTTCAGTTTCACCAGACCTATGAGATACCACCGCTGTATAACCATGTTCTTTTGCCATTTCTATAGTATCTAAAGTTTCTGTTAATGTTCCAATTTGATTAAGCTTAACCAATACAGAATTAGATATTTCCATATCTATTCCTTTTGCTAATCTTTCAGTATTAGTAACAAATAGGTCATCTCCAACTAACTGTATCTTCTCACCTAATCTATCAGTTAATAGTTTCCACCCTTCCCAATCATCTTCAGCTAAACCGTCTTCTATTGATATAATTGGATATTTTTCTACTATTTCCTCATAGTAATCTACCATTTCCTCTACTGTTAATTCTTTCCCTTCTCCTTCTAATTTATACACTTTGTTTTCTTCATCATATAATTCAGTAGCCGCAACGTCTAATGCTAAGTATATATCTTTACCAGGCACATAGCCTGCTTTTTCAATTGCTTCAACAATAGTTGCCAATGCTTCTTCATTACTTTTTAAATTAGGGGCAAAACCACCTTCATCTCCTACTGCTGTGTTTAAGTCTTTAGATTTAAGAACTGATCTTAAGTTATGGAATATTTCTGCTCCCATTCTTAATCCCTCTTTAAAGCTTTTTGCTCCAATAGGCATTACCATAAACTCTTGAATATCTACATTATTATCAGCATGATCTCCACCATTCAATATATTCATCATTGGTACAGGAAGAGTTTTTCCATTTACTCCACCGATATATTCAAATACTGTAAGTCCTAATTCATCAGCTGCAGCTCTTGCCACTGCTAAAGATACTCCAAGTATTGCATTGGCTCCTAGTTTTCCTTTATTGTCTGTACCATCTAATTCAATTAAAGTCCTATCTATAGCTAATTGATCAAGAACATCCATTCCTATTATTTCTGGTGCAATAATTTCATTTACATTATTCACTGCATTTACTACACCTTTACCTAAATATCTACTTTTATCCCCATCTCTTAATTCCACTGCCTCGTGAGCTCCAGTAGATGCTCCTGAAGGAACTAAAGCCCTTCCATGTCCATCTAATTCTGTCCAAACTTCTACTTCTACTGTTGGGTTCCCTCTTGAATCTAACACTTCTCTACCAAATATATCAATAATCATACTCATAGTTTTATTCCTCCCTTAAAATAAGTGATTTTCCAGTCATTTCTTTTGGCACATCTAAATTTAACATATGAAGAAGGGTTGGAGATATATCAGCTAAAATCCCCTTTTTTAACTTAACATTTCCTTCACCTAATATTATACAGGGTACTTTATTTGTAGTATGGGCAGTAATTGGACTGCCATCTTCTTCATCTATTAGTTCTTCTGCATTTCCATGGTCTGCAGTAATAAACATTTTTCCATCTCTTTTTAAAACTTCATCTACTATTTCACCTAAACATTCATCTACTGTTTCTACCGCTTTTACAGCCGCATCAATATCCCCAGTATGGCCTACCATATCTGGATTTGCAAAGTTTAATATTATTAAATCATATTTATCCATTTCTAGTCTTTTTATTACTTCTTCTTTTACATCATAAGCACTCATTTCTGGTTTTAAATCGTAAGTCGCTACCTTTGGCGAAGGAATAAGAACTCTGTCTTCATTTTCATAAGGTTTTTCTATTCCTCCATTAAAGAAGAAAGTAACATGGGCATATTTTTCAGTTTCTGCAATTCTTAATTGATTATATCCTAATCCACTTAAATATTCACCTAAAGTATTTTTTGCAAATACCGGTTTAAATGCTATAGTTACATTTTCTATAGTATCATCATATTGGGTCATAGTCATAAAGACTGTGTTTACTTTTTTCTCTCTCGAAAAACCTTCAAAATCTTCATCTACAAAAGCCCTAGTTATTTGTCTTGCTCTATCTGGTCTAAAATTAAAAAATATTATAGAATCATTATTTTCTACAGTAGCTACAGGTTTATTATTTTCCTTTATTACCGTAGGGACTACAAACTCATCTGTTACTTTTTCTTTATAAGATTTGGCCACTGCATCCACGGCTGAGCTTTCTTCATTACCCACCCCTATAGTCATAGCATCATAGGCTTTTTTAGTTCTATCCCATCTTTTATCCCTGTCCATAGCATAATATCTTCCAGATACCGTTGCTATCTTTCCTACTCCTATCTCTTCTGCTTTTTCTTCAAGTTTTTCTAAGGATTTTATACCACTGGTAGGTGATACATCTCTTCCGTCTAAAAATGCATGTATATAAACTTTATTTAAACCATGCTTTTTAAACATTTCAAGTAAAGCATATAAATGTTCTTCATGACTATGGACTCCACCTGGAGAAACTAATCCTATAACATGAATACTAGTATTTTTTTCTTTAGCATTTTCTATAGTTTTCAAAATAGCCTTATTTTCAAAAAAGTCTTTATCTTCAATGGATTTATTTATTCTAGTAAAATCTTGATAAATAACTCTTCCAGCACCAATGTTTAAATGGCCTACCTCAGAATTTCCCATTTGGCCTTCAGGAAGTCCTACTGCCATTCCACTTGCTTTCAATTGGGTATTTGGATAAGTTTTTAAAATTTTATCATAGTTTGGCGTATCTGCTAAGGAAATAGTATTACCTTTATAATTTTTTCCCACGCCCCATCCATCAAGTATCATAAGCATTACCGGTTTTTTTACCATAATTTTTGCCTCCATTTAATAATTGATAAGACTTAAAAAATCATCCTTTTTTAAAC is a window encoding:
- the secG gene encoding preprotein translocase subunit SecG, yielding MKTLFNVVIIASSLFLIISIVLQPSNPEGMGSITGGTADVWGKNKDRSIGGTLQRLTAISAAVFMISALVLAAMQ
- the eno gene encoding phosphopyruvate hydratase, which produces MSMIIDIFGREVLDSRGNPTVEVEVWTELDGHGRALVPSGASTGAHEAVELRDGDKSRYLGKGVVNAVNNVNEIIAPEIIGMDVLDQLAIDRTLIELDGTDNKGKLGANAILGVSLAVARAAADELGLTVFEYIGGVNGKTLPVPMMNILNGGDHADNNVDIQEFMVMPIGAKSFKEGLRMGAEIFHNLRSVLKSKDLNTAVGDEGGFAPNLKSNEEALATIVEAIEKAGYVPGKDIYLALDVAATELYDEENKVYKLEGEGKELTVEEMVDYYEEIVEKYPIISIEDGLAEDDWEGWKLLTDRLGEKIQLVGDDLFVTNTERLAKGIDMEISNSVLVKLNQIGTLTETLDTIEMAKEHGYTAVVSHRSGETEDTTIADLVVATNAGQIKTGAPSRTDRVAKYNQLLRIEEFLGEMGQYKGIEVFYNIKK
- the gpmI gene encoding 2,3-bisphosphoglycerate-independent phosphoglycerate mutase, with amino-acid sequence MVKKPVMLMILDGWGVGKNYKGNTISLADTPNYDKILKTYPNTQLKASGMAVGLPEGQMGNSEVGHLNIGAGRVIYQDFTRINKSIEDKDFFENKAILKTIENAKEKNTSIHVIGLVSPGGVHSHEEHLYALLEMFKKHGLNKVYIHAFLDGRDVSPTSGIKSLEKLEEKAEEIGVGKIATVSGRYYAMDRDKRWDRTKKAYDAMTIGVGNEESSAVDAVAKSYKEKVTDEFVVPTVIKENNKPVATVENNDSIIFFNFRPDRARQITRAFVDEDFEGFSREKKVNTVFMTMTQYDDTIENVTIAFKPVFAKNTLGEYLSGLGYNQLRIAETEKYAHVTFFFNGGIEKPYENEDRVLIPSPKVATYDLKPEMSAYDVKEEVIKRLEMDKYDLIILNFANPDMVGHTGDIDAAVKAVETVDECLGEIVDEVLKRDGKMFITADHGNAEELIDEEDGSPITAHTTNKVPCIILGEGNVKLKKGILADISPTLLHMLNLDVPKEMTGKSLILREE